The following proteins are encoded in a genomic region of Populus nigra chromosome 16, ddPopNigr1.1, whole genome shotgun sequence:
- the LOC133676192 gene encoding uncharacterized protein LOC133676192 — protein sequence MMRRFLPRNVTLYTRHLLQSSPHPNPTIPNPSLAASTHPRLRFYSDSSNNTPPDPLPESSALAELKKKDDSDEVKDVSNKELREMMDKYFKGDGEVLPSIMEAVLQRKLSQKHEETDDELMEELRMKPLSDVDAEEFQSDFDELYETDKELNDLCDAKEYVVKKMMQDQYFNMDDKKWDEMVKEAMDHGFIKDTKECEEILEDMLSWDKLLPDDIKEKVEKKFNELGDMCERGEVEAEEAYELFKKFEDELVMEYVKKMEAEGPPQFDEATVPDKKKHLDDPPGVGPIIRWQTRVVFAPGGDAWHPKNRKVKMSVTVKELGLSKPQFRRLRELVGKRYHPGRDELTITSERFEHREENRKDCLRTLFALIEEAGKATKLAEEARVSYCKDRLRANPAFMVRLHSKITGQGSNTISA from the exons ATGATGAGAAGATTTCTACCAAGAAATGTCACTCTCTACACTCGCCATCTCCTTCAGTCTTCTCCCCACCCCAATCCTACAATCCCCAACCCCTCCCTCGCTGCTTCAACACACCCCAGACTCAGGTTCTACTCCGACTCGTCCAACAATACCCCTCCTGACCCCCTCCCTGAATCTTCAGCTCTAGCGGAactgaaaaagaaagatgattcTGATGAAGTTAAGGATGTGAGTAATAAAG AGCTAAGAGAGATGATGGATAAGTACTTCAAGGGCGACGGGGAAGTGCTGCCTTCGATAATGGAAGCAGTTTTACAGAGAAAGTTATCGCAGAAGCATGAGGAGACTGATGATGAGTTGATGGAAGAACTTCGAATGAAGCCATTGAGTGATGTGGATGCTGAAGAGTTTCAATCGGATTTCGATGAACTGTACGAGACTGATAAGGAGCTCAATGATTTGTGTGATGCTAAAGAATATGTGGTGAAGAAAATGATGCAGGATCAATACTTCAATATGGATGACAAGAAGTGGGATGAGATGGTAAAGGAGGCGATGGACCATGGATTTATAAAGGATACAAAGGAGTGTGAGGAAATTCTGGAGGACATGCTTAGCTGGGATAAGCTTCTTCCAG ATGACATAAAAGAGAAGGTGGAAAAGAAATTCAATGAACTGGGGGATATGTGTGAAAGAGGAGAGGTTGAGGCTGAAGAAGCTTACGAGCTGTTCAAGAAATTTGAGGATGAGTTGGTCATGGAATATGTAAAGAAAATGGAAGCTGAAGGCCCACCACAGTTTGATGAGGCAACTGTTCCAGACAAGAAAAAGCACTTAGATGACCCACCAGGTGTGGGGCCAATTATTAGGTGGCAAACACGGGTAGTCTTTGCTCCAGGTGGTGATGCGTGGCATCCCAAAAACCGAAAAGTGAAAATGTCTGTTACTGTCAAAGAACTTGGGCTTTCAAAACCTCAATTTAGACGGTTGAGGGAACTGGTTGGAAAAAGGTACCATCCTGGAAGAGATGAACTTACAATCACTAGTGAGAG GTTTGAACACCGAGAGGAAAACAGAAAAGATTGCCTTAGGACTCTCTTTGCACTCATCGAAGAAGCTGGGAAAGCTACCAAATTGGCAGAAGAAGCTCGAGTTTCATATTGCAAGGACAGACTTAGAGCCAATCCAGCTTTCATGGTGAGGTTACATTCCAAGATCACGGGGCAAGGATCTAACACCATTTCAGCTTGA